A genomic stretch from Theobroma cacao cultivar B97-61/B2 chromosome 4, Criollo_cocoa_genome_V2, whole genome shotgun sequence includes:
- the LOC18602707 gene encoding high mobility group B protein 15, with protein sequence MATSSSYLQPPATYYDVVTSRERFMDTLEKLHTSSGTKFWIPSIEGNEIDLHRLFVEVTARGGFQKVRSKGRWNEVTAIFNIPTATNVSSVLQGYYASLLLHYELVYYFNACDLIPVSSDRFQNPSITHNPTQGTIQPSIEIHAARPVSTAGSLFNGIIDGKFDGGYFVTVTIGSEELQGVLYQPTECAAPQVSQEYGLFARNSDNAHASLGVQRRRRRKKSEIRRRDPAYPKRSKSAYNFFFAEQHAILKPLHPGQSREISRMIGERWNNLNKTEKMVYEEMAFEDKKKHRAAMELYWKGLGIVPLLQGLPEADVDTADADMKLEETEGGDSPQTPDNASGSSTESDFGDDKTADKDLDMEE encoded by the exons ATGGCAACGTCGTCTAGCTATCTCCAACCTCCTGCAACCTATTATGATGTAGTAACTAGTAGAGAGCGTTTCATGGATACTTTGGAGAAGCTTCATACTAGTAGCGGAACGAAGTTCTG GATTCCAAGCATAGAAGGGAACGAGATTGACCTGCACAGACTCTTTGTGGAGGTAACTGCTCGTGGTGGCTTCCAGAAGGTAAG AAGCAAAGGGAGATGGAACGAAGTGACTGCTATTTTCAACATTCCCACTGCTACAAATGTATCTTCGGTGCTGCAAGGATATTACGCTTCTCTGCTTCTTCACTATGAACTAGTCTACTATTTTAACGCTTGTGATTTGATTCCTGTTTCTTCTG ATCGTTTTCAGAACCCATCCATTACACATAATCCTACTCAAGGGACAATACAGCCATCCATAGAAATTCATGCAGCAAGGCCAGTCTCAACAGCAGGCTCTCTTTTCAATGGAATCATTGATGGTAAATTCGATGGTGGCTATTTTGTCACTGTGACAATTGGCTCAGAGGAGTTACAAGGAGTACTTTATCAGCCTACAGAGTGTGCAGCACCCCAAGTATCACAGGAATATGGCCTATTTGCCCGCAACAGTGATAATGCTCATGCTTCATTGGGTGTGCAACGCCGGAGGCGTAGGAAGAAATCTGAGATAAGAAGGAGGGATCCTGCTTATCCAAAGCGTAGCAAAAGTgcatataatttcttttttgctgAGCAACATGCAATATTGAAACCACTTCACCCTGGACAGAGCAGAGAAATTAGTAGAATGATTGGTGAAAGATGGAACAACTtaaacaaaacagaaaaaatg GTTTACGAGGAGATGGCTTTCGAAGATAAAAAGAAGCATAGAGCTGCTATGGAGCTTTACTGGAAAGGATTAGGGATAGTGCCTCTACTGCAAGGACTTCCAGAAGCAGATGTAGATACGGCAGACGCAGATATGAAGCTTGAAGAAACTGAAGGTGGTGATTCTCCTCAAACTCCAGACAATGCAAGCGGCTCCAGTACAGAAAGTGATTTTGGAGATGATAAAACTGCAGATAAGGATTTAGACATGGAAGAATGA
- the LOC108661629 gene encoding F-box/kelch-repeat protein At3g06240-like, translated as MQLQPDRKQRVAPNMKKRKRRARIHDDLIIGILARLPLKFIVRFRCLSKYWNALLTSPGFIRIHLNHVKASKSNNMHQLILSSTYTLQFMRYECFEKTSRKLNFPRIYPKRRRFLFEILGSCNGLLCLVVSRKTLILWNPSIREFKKLPLSCPLGNHKRGNNKRNTFGFGYDYSTDDYKLIRFVHVIDGIELSYIYSLRSNTWKRIQGFPVSINFFEDLISGTFVDGVLYWNIIYPGKIIPWILRFNLTSEKFEALSPPNDVNKEHDFTLREIGGCLSLVQNLQGRSIDMWKLEKDNTKQGWTKFMTIMNLQTLPYPHNLVPICIMKNGEVLITYSKNVRFFAIGGKRSRFELYDPRTSTFKRLKVCGIRQWSQAITYTKSLVSPKLLMACDGMRVGN; from the coding sequence ATGCAGCTGCAGCCTGATCGGAAGCAGAGAGTGGCGCCAAACATGAAGAAGCGGAAGAGAAGGGCACGAATTCATGATGATCTAATCATTGGGATATTGGCTAGACTTCCACTAAAATTTATAGTACGTTTTCGATGCCTTTCCAAATATTGGAACGCTTTGCTTACGAGCCCAGGCTTTATCAGGATACACCTCAATCATGTTAAAGCAAGCAAATCCAATAATATGCATCAACTTATTCTCTCTTCTACTTATACTCTTCAATTCATGAGGTACGAATGCTTCGAGAAAACATCACGCAAGCTTAATTTTCCCCGGATATATCCAAAGAGGAGacgttttctttttgaaattttaggtTCTTGTAACGGCTTGTTATGCCTAGTTGTGTCAAGGAAAACCCTCATTTTATGGAATCCAAGTATAAGAGAGTTTAAGAAATTACCTCTCTCCTGCCCTCTGGGTAACCATAAGAGGGGAAACAATAAGAGGAACACCTTCGGATTCGGCTATGATTACTCTACTGATGATTATAAGCTCATAAGATTTGTTCATGTTATAGATGGGATAGAATTATCATATATCTATTCACTAAGATCTAATACATGGAAAAGAATCCAAGGCTTTCCTGTTTCTATAAACTTTTTCGAAGATTTAATTTCAGGGACTTTTGTTGATGGAGTCCTTTATTGGAATATTATATATCCGGGTAAAATAATTCCTTGGATTCTTAGATTTAATCTAACATCTGAGAAGTTTGAGGCTTTATCACCGCCTAATGACGTAAATAAGGAACATGATTTTACATTGCGGGAGATTGGAGGATGCTTAAGTTTGGTTCAAAATCTTCAGGGGCGTAGCATAGACATGTGGAAACTAGAGAAGGATAACACGAAACAGGGTTGGACAAAGTTCATGACAATTATGAATCTGCAAACATTGCCATATCCACATAATTTGGTGCCAATATGCATTATGAAAAATGGTGAAGTCCTCATTACCTATAGTAAAAATGTGCGATTCTTTGCAATAGGTGGAAAGAGAAGCAGATTTGAATTGTATGATCCGAGGACAAGCACATTCAAAAGACTAAAAGTTTGTGGTATAAGGCAATGGTCTCAAGCAATAACATATACGAAGAGTTTGGTTTCACCAAAACTCTTGATGGCTTGTGATGGCATGAGAGTAGGCAATTGA